From a region of the Theobroma cacao cultivar B97-61/B2 chromosome 8, Criollo_cocoa_genome_V2, whole genome shotgun sequence genome:
- the LOC18612469 gene encoding putative laccase-9 gives MGLLKQDLVLWLLGVLFQSTLLLCRADVHYYEFFVRETNFTSLCNTTKSMLVVNGSYPGPEIRVHREDTVYVNVHNQGNYGLTIHWHGVKQPRNPWSDGPEYVTQCPIEPGTNFTYEVILSDEIGTLWWHAHSDWTRGSVHGAFVILPAENETYPFPTPDADQTIILQSWYNRDYKELIDEATSNGTPVASPDAYAINGHLGDTYTCANETLFRMQVDYQKTYLLRIINAAMNEQKFFAIANHSLTVVAQDASYVQIFTNDYIMISPGQTMDVLVFANQNIGQYYMATRPFSDSAFPPRNNITTGVFQYTNSVGGLNASLITLPAMTDLDAAANFTRRIKNANVTQNPLMKVPMDIDRRVYIAIATNNLPCDNCNFQQTRSAASLNNVSFDFPQIDILQAYYNRSISGVFTEDFPLQPPEFYNFTGELAGFNPNASLGTKAVVLNFGEAVEIVLQATELGGGGSHPLHLHGFSFYWVGTGSGNFNNVTDPSSYNLVDPPLINTVHVPARGWVAVRFFATNPGVWFMHCHFERHSSWGMDTVFIVKNGTTVETSILPPPASGMPRCPGT, from the exons ATGGGTTTATTGAAGCAAGATTTAGTCTTGTGGTTGCTAGGGGTTTTGTTTCAAAGTACCCTGCTCCTTTGCAGGGCAGACGTCCACTACTATGAGTTCTTT GTACGAGAGACGAACTTTACAAGCCTGTGTAACACCACCAAGTCGATGTTGGTCGTAAATGGCAGTTATCCTGGGCCGGAGATTCGGGTTCACAGAGAGGACACTGTGTATGTTAATGTCCACAATCAAGGGAACTATGGCCTTACCATTCACTG GCACGGTGTGAAACAACCAAGAAATCCATGGTCAGATGGCCCCGAATACGTAACACAGTGCCCGATTGAACCAGGAACAAACTTCACTTATGAAGTTATACTGTCTGATGAAATAGGAACCTTATGGTGGCATGCCCACAGTGATTGGACTCGTGGCTCCGTCCATGGTgcctttgtcattttacctGCTGAGAATGAAACTTATCCATTTCCTACGCCTGATGCAGATCAAACAATCATTCTTC AATCATGGTATAATAGAGATTACAAAGAACTTATTGATGAAGCAACTTCAAACGGTACGCCTGTAGCTTCACCAGATGCTTACGCTATCAATGGGCATTTAGGAGACACGTACACATGTGCCAATG AAACTTTATTCCGTATGCAAGTTGATTACCAGAAGACATACCTTCTCCGCATAATCAATGCTGCAATGAATGAACAGAAATTCTTTGCCATCGCAAATCACAGCCTCACAGTCGTTGCACAAGATGCTTCCTACGTTCAAATTTTTACAAACGACTATATAATGATAAGCCCGGGGCAAACCATGGATGTTTTGGTCTTTGCAAACCAAAACATTGGCCAGTATTACATGGCTACTAGGCCTTTCTCTGATAGCGCTTTTCCACCTCGCAATAATATCACGACGGGTGTTTTTCAATATACAAACAGTGTTGGTGGATTGAATGCTTCCTTAATAACGCTGCCCGCAATGACTGATTTAGATGCTGCAGCTAACTTCACCAGACGAATTAAAAATGCAAACGTCACACAAAATCCGCTAATGAAAGTACCGATGGATATCGATAGGCGTGTCTACATTGCAATTGCCACAAATAATTTACCTTGCGATAATTGTAATTTTCAACAGACTCGATCAGCTGCAAGTTTGAACAATGTTAGTTTTGATTTTCCACAAATTGACATTCTCCAAGCATACTACAACAG GAGTATCAGTGGTGTTTTCACGGAAGACTTTCCCCTTCAGCCACCCGAGTTCTATAACTTCACTGGAGAATTGGCTGGTTTTAATCCGAATGCTAGTCTAGGGACAAAGGCCGTTGTTCTAAATTTCGGTGAAGCAGTTGAGATTGTTCTCCAAGCAACCGAATTAGGTGGTGGCGGAAGTCATCCATTGCATTTGCACGGTTTCAGTTTCTATTGGGTCGGGACTGGCTCGGGAAATTTCAATAATGTCACCGATCCTAGCTCTTACAACTTGGTTGATCCACCACTAATTAACACTGTCCATGTTCCTGCTAGAGGATGGGTTGCCGTCAGATTTTTTGCAACTAATCCCG GGGTATGGTTTATGCACTGTCATTTCGAAAGGCATAGTAGCTGGGGTATGGACACTGTTTTCATTGTGAAGAATGGAACCACCGTTGAAACAAGCATCCTTCCGCCGCCTGCCTCTGGCATGCCTCGTTGTCCCGGAACCTAG